The Pimelobacter simplex genomic sequence GCGTCCACGGTCAGGGTGGGGTCGTCGGGGCGGGTCAGGTGGCCGCCGCGGCCCTCGTTGCCCTGGTTCTTGCCGAACATGAGCACCTCGCCGGCGTCCACGTCGCCGGTGGCCTCGATGGTCAGGCCCTCCTTGGGCACGATCACCTCGATGTGACCGACGTCCAGGTCGAGGTCGAGGGTGCGGCCGTTCAAGGCGTCGAGGTCCTTGACCTTGCGCAGGTCGATGACGATCTCGCCGACCCCGAGCTCGTACGACGGCTTCAGCTGCGAGGACTCGGTCAGCACGGGCTTGGTCTGGCCCATCTCGAGCCGGTCGACGGTGGCGGTGGCGGCCGTGGCGACGGCGGCGACCAGCCCGATCAGGATGAGCCCGCCCGCCCGGCCGTAGAAGGCGCCGACGAGGAGCATCACGCCGACGACGCCGAGCACGGTGGCCGGGTAGACCGACGGCAGCACGTCCGCGCCGGCCAGGTCGATCGTGGCGACGATCCCGACCGCGAGCGCGGTGAGCGCGAAGGTGAAGGGGAAGAGCAGCGGGCCGCGCTTGCGGGGGTTCGCCGGGCGCCGCGGCGGGGGCGGCGGCGTCGGCCGGTACGACGAGTAGGTCGCCGGGTAGCCGGCCGTCCCCGGGGCCGGCGGGGGAGGCGGCGGCACCGGCGGTCCGGTGCGCAGCCAGGGGTGGGTGCGCCCGGACTTGGCGGCGTTGCGCCCGCCGAGCACCACGATGAGCACCAGGCCGGCCGCCATCAGGGGCCAGGGGAAGTCCGGTCCGCCGACGGTGTCGCCGATGACGGCGGCGACCGCGACCACGCCGGCCACCACCAGGGCTGCCGTGCGCACGCCCTCGTCGAGGCGGATCACCGTGTCCTCGGTGCCCTCCTCGGGGACCAGGAGCCAGCCGACGGCGTACAGGATGAGGCCGCCGCCACCGAAGAACGTGAGGACCACGAACGCCACGCGCACCAGCAGCGGGTCGATGTCGAGGTGCCGGGCCACGCCGGCGGCCACGCCGGCCACCTTGCGGTCGTCGCGGCTGCGGCGCAGCCGGGCCAGGTCCCGGACCTCGTCGCGGGTCACGCGCGGTCCGGTGTCGCCGGGTTCGCGCGGTTCGCGGGGCTCGCCGTTCGGGCCGGTGGGCCCGGATGCGGTGTCGGTCGGTGCGTTCATGTGCTCCAGCCTGGTGGTTCGGGACGGTCCACACCATCGGGGACCGCCCTGATCCTCGCCCATCACCCCGGGGGCCGGGTCAGGGTCGGGTCAGGGTGCTTCCCCCTGCTGGTGCGCCACCCGCTGTGTGACGATGGAGGCATCATGAGCAGCACTGCCAGCATGCCCGCACCCCCGGTGCCGGCCCCCGCCCCGGCGCGCGACGTCCGCCGCGCCTGGCGCGACCTGCG encodes the following:
- a CDS encoding PspC domain-containing protein, with amino-acid sequence MNAPTDTASGPTGPNGEPREPREPGDTGPRVTRDEVRDLARLRRSRDDRKVAGVAAGVARHLDIDPLLVRVAFVVLTFFGGGGLILYAVGWLLVPEEGTEDTVIRLDEGVRTAALVVAGVVAVAAVIGDTVGGPDFPWPLMAAGLVLIVVLGGRNAAKSGRTHPWLRTGPPVPPPPPPAPGTAGYPATYSSYRPTPPPPPRRPANPRKRGPLLFPFTFALTALAVGIVATIDLAGADVLPSVYPATVLGVVGVMLLVGAFYGRAGGLILIGLVAAVATAATATVDRLEMGQTKPVLTESSQLKPSYELGVGEIVIDLRKVKDLDALNGRTLDLDLDVGHIEVIVPKEGLTIEATGDVDAGEVLMFGKNQGNEGRGGHLTRPDDPTLTVDAQLKLGQIEFRSAA